A genomic segment from Actinomycetota bacterium encodes:
- the lspA gene encoding signal peptidase II, with product MKVKKKNIVLNILFLTVAGIILAADQYTKYWINANLPTSTSIEVIPNLFYITHIKNTGAAFGLFPNGTNILIIISIIAIIMIIVIKIMLRFDSYFFNIALGLILGGALGNLVDRYLVGEVTDFLYLVYWPIFNIADSSAVIGFIIMVILLFKEFFKKDGALKK from the coding sequence TTGAAAGTTAAAAAGAAAAACATAGTATTGAATATATTATTTCTGACGGTTGCAGGGATCATCCTGGCGGCCGACCAATATACCAAGTACTGGATTAATGCCAACCTGCCCACTTCTACTTCAATAGAAGTTATCCCTAATCTATTTTATATTACCCACATAAAGAATACAGGAGCGGCCTTTGGTCTTTTCCCCAACGGAACCAATATTTTAATTATAATCTCCATAATTGCCATTATTATGATAATTGTAATTAAGATTATGCTTAGGTTTGATTCCTATTTCTTTAATATTGCCTTGGGGCTTATCCTGGGAGGTGCCCTTGGTAATTTGGTAGACCGTTACCTGGTAGGGGAGGTAACAGACTTTTTGTATTTGGTCTACTGGCCCATATTTAATATTGCTGATAGCTCAGCGGTGATAGGCTTTATAATTATGGTTATTTTACTGTTTAAAGAATTTTTTAAAAAAGACGGGGCGCTCAAAAAGTGA
- a CDS encoding RluA family pseudouridine synthase: protein MNSGHLEFIVDSEDTGKRIDSFLSDNIDRITRSQVSRLIEQGKVKANRQKAAKSYKLKTGDHIYVQDLKLEQQSNYTPEPISITVLHEDEYLMIVSKPADMVCHPGPGHSRHTLVNALLYHCQQLSETDNGTRPGIVHRLDKDTSGLIIIAKDNHTHYLLSDLFKKRQVKKIYWALVWGNFEEQKGTIALPLSRSSKDRKVFGVSPARGKEACTNFEVVKQFNHCSWLSIDLETGRTHQIRVHMNFIGHPVLGDQTYHHKKSVELAESLGLKRQFLHAMKLDFIHPVYKSRLSIEDRLSPELQLVLDKLLLESKDK from the coding sequence GTGAATTCCGGACATTTAGAGTTCATAGTAGATAGCGAGGATACAGGAAAAAGGATAGATAGTTTTCTTTCAGATAATATTGATAGAATCACCAGGAGCCAAGTATCCCGGCTAATAGAACAGGGAAAGGTAAAGGCCAACCGGCAGAAGGCAGCCAAAAGCTATAAACTGAAGACAGGCGACCATATATATGTGCAAGACCTTAAACTGGAGCAGCAGAGCAATTATACCCCTGAACCCATAAGTATAACCGTTTTGCATGAAGATGAGTATTTAATGATAGTCTCCAAGCCAGCAGACATGGTATGCCATCCTGGCCCTGGCCACAGCCGGCATACCCTGGTTAATGCTTTGCTATACCACTGCCAACAGTTGTCTGAGACTGATAATGGCACTAGGCCGGGAATTGTCCATAGGCTGGATAAAGATACTTCAGGTCTAATAATTATTGCCAAAGACAACCATACCCACTACTTATTATCAGATTTATTTAAAAAACGGCAGGTAAAAAAAATTTACTGGGCGCTGGTATGGGGGAATTTTGAGGAACAAAAGGGAACCATAGCCTTACCTCTTTCCAGGTCTTCCAAAGACCGGAAAGTATTTGGAGTAAGCCCTGCCAGGGGTAAGGAAGCCTGTACTAATTTTGAAGTAGTAAAACAATTTAACCATTGCAGCTGGTTAAGCATAGATTTAGAAACGGGAAGGACCCATCAGATAAGGGTCCATATGAATTTTATCGGGCATCCGGTTTTAGGAGACCAGACTTACCACCACAAGAAGTCTGTAGAACTGGCTGAGTCTTTGGGCTTAAAGCGGCAATTTCTTCATGCTATGAAATTAGATTTTATTCACCCTGTATATAAATCTAGATTAAGTATTGAAGACCGGCTGTCTCCAGAATTGCAATTGGTACTAGATAAGCTATTATTAGAAAGCAAAGATAAATAA
- a CDS encoding DUF211 domain-containing protein, whose product MSKIRRVVLDVLKPHSPSIIDLANILADIEGIDGVDISLKEMDQKVENVKITCEGPDINFSQLEKAIIENGGSVHSIDKISAGTSLVEEVVTSQD is encoded by the coding sequence ATGTCTAAAATCAGAAGGGTAGTGTTGGATGTACTTAAACCGCACTCCCCCAGTATAATAGATTTGGCCAATATTCTAGCTGATATAGAAGGAATAGACGGGGTAGATATAAGCTTAAAAGAGATGGACCAGAAAGTAGAAAACGTAAAGATTACCTGTGAAGGCCCAGATATTAATTTTTCCCAGCTGGAAAAAGCCATCATAGAGAATGGCGGTTCGGTACATAGCATTGATAAAATATCAGCTGGTACCAGCTTAGTGGAAGAAGTAGTTACTTCCCAGGATTAG
- a CDS encoding ABC transporter permease subunit, giving the protein MRSILTVYRKELTDYFSSKKFLILLGLVYVAGLSSVYVALQNIRNAASGLGDNIFLLLFTTSGDILPSFITFISLFIPIIGIIFGFDAINSEKRSGNLSRLLSQPIFRDSVINGKFLAGITTLAIIIGSIVFLIAGIGLRTIGVPPSDTEILRLFFFVFICIFYGTFWMALSMLFSVILEKTATSILTSIAIWLFLIVFLPIIANAISNAMVPLENASAADQVRNYIIEHNILRISPSTLFSESITTLLVPTGGHILLNPQALVSTDLSKMLLSPLSFGQSLVQVWPQLIVIISLAVICFALSYIIFMRQEIRAT; this is encoded by the coding sequence ATGAGAAGCATTCTTACTGTATATAGAAAAGAATTGACAGATTATTTCAGCAGTAAAAAATTTCTGATTCTGCTGGGTTTAGTTTATGTTGCTGGGCTTTCTTCTGTTTATGTAGCCCTTCAGAATATAAGAAATGCAGCCAGCGGATTAGGTGATAATATTTTTCTATTACTGTTTACCACATCCGGGGATATTCTTCCCTCTTTTATAACATTTATAAGCCTTTTTATACCTATAATAGGTATAATCTTTGGATTTGATGCTATAAATAGTGAAAAAAGAAGCGGAAATCTTAGCCGGCTACTGTCTCAACCTATATTCAGGGACAGCGTTATTAACGGCAAATTTTTAGCTGGCATTACCACTCTTGCCATTATAATTGGCAGCATAGTTTTTTTGATTGCAGGCATAGGTCTTAGGACCATAGGTGTACCTCCTTCAGACACAGAAATATTAAGGCTATTCTTCTTTGTGTTTATCTGTATTTTTTATGGTACTTTCTGGATGGCATTGTCCATGCTTTTTTCGGTAATTTTGGAAAAAACAGCCACTTCTATCCTTACTTCCATTGCTATCTGGCTGTTCTTGATTGTGTTTCTGCCAATTATAGCCAATGCCATATCCAATGCTATGGTTCCTTTAGAAAATGCATCAGCAGCTGACCAAGTTAGAAATTATATAATAGAGCACAATATATTAAGAATATCGCCCTCTACCCTTTTCTCTGAATCTATCACTACTTTACTGGTGCCTACAGGCGGACACATATTATTAAATCCCCAGGCCCTGGTTTCTACAGATTTGAGTAAGATGTTGCTAAGTCCGCTATCTTTCGGACAAAGCCTGGTCCAGGTTTGGCCGCAGCTAATAGTAATAATTTCATTGGCAGTTATATGCTTTGCCCTATCTTATATAATTTTCATGAGGCAGGAAATAAGGGCAACCTAA